The following proteins come from a genomic window of Solea solea chromosome 3, fSolSol10.1, whole genome shotgun sequence:
- the syt4 gene encoding synaptotagmin-4 encodes MAPVVEDGAQFVAVPVGVAVVSVFGLVFAVSAFAWICCQRKNTKSQKTPPYKFVHMLKGVDIYPESLSGKKKFAEPATTTTNDTTKTDINGNCHTAAPLSQTGTNKFTSSPSGSRPALHLDLEKRDLNGNITTKPFHHHHQTVRSSPDLELPSPHAGFTQPGLVDRRDLPSPSSTLSSQAPTPAVDKPRGEEREGGLGTLHFSLEYQPEKKAFIVHIKEAHGLTPTDEQSMTSDPYIKLTLLPEKKHRVKTRVLRKTLDPAFEETFSFYGIPLARVSELALHFMVLSFDRFSRDEVIGETLVPLSGMDLSQGRVLMSREIIRKNVKKSSGRGELLLSLCYQSTTNTLTVVVLKARHLPKTENNGPTDPYVKVNMYHGKKRVCKKKTHVKKCTPNPVFNELFVFDLSSDEGLRDTSVELLLMDSDTGRSRSPNTVLGRLVLGTSSPGTPGEHWREICDHPRRQIAKWHAMSEE; translated from the exons ATGGCTCCAGTGGTGGAGGATGGAGCTCAGTTTG TGGCAGTGCCAGTAGGTGTGGCTGTGGTGAGTGTCTTTGGCCTTGTATTTGCTGTGTCGGCCTTTGCATGGATCTGTTGCCAACGTAAAAACACCAAGTCCCAGAAGACACCTCCCTACAAGTTTGTGCACATGCTCAAAGGGGTCGACATCTACCCAGAGAGCCTCAGTGGCAAAAAGAAGTTCGCTGAGCCTGCCACCACTACAACAAATGACACCACTAAAACCGACATTAATGGAAATTGCCACACTGCAGCACCACTGAGCCAGACTGGTACCAATAAATTTACATCGAGTCCAAGTGGTTCCAGACCAGCCCTGCATCTGGATCTGGAGAAACGGGATCTGAATGGCAACATCACCACCAAACCatttcaccaccaccaccagacaGTGCGGAGCTCTCCGGACCTGGAGCTGCCATCTCCTCATGCAGGGTTCACCCAACCTGGTTTAGTGGACCGCCGTGACCTCCCTTCACCATCCAGCACTCTCTCCAGCCAGGCACCCACCCCAGCTGTAGACAAGCCCcgtggagaggagagggagggcgGGCTAGGGACACTCCACTTCTCCCTGGAGTACCAGCCAGAGAAGAAGGCATTCATTGTCCATATAAAG gAAGCCCATGGCCTGACTCCAACTGATGAGCAGTCAATGACATCTGACCCTTACATAAAGCTGACCTTGCTGCCAGAGAAAAAGCATCGGGTGAAGACCAGAGTCCTGAGGAAGACCCTCGACCCTGCCTTTGAAGAGACCTTCAGCTTTTACGGGATCCCATTGGCCCGAGTGTCGGAGTTGGCCCTTCACTTCATGGTGCTCAGCTTTGACAGGTTCTCCCGCGATGAGGTCATAGGAGAGACCCTTGTCCCTTTGTCCGGAATGGACTTGTCACAGGGTCGTGTCCTGATGAGCCGAGAGATAATCAGGAAAAATGTAAAG AAGTCTTCCGGCCGAGGTGAGTTACTGCTCTCCCTGTGTTACCAGTCCACCACTAACACTCTAACTGTGGTCGTCCTCAAGGCCCGCCATCTACCCAAGACTGAAAACAATGGACCCACAG ATCCATACGTCAAGGTGAATATGTATCATGGAAAGAAGCGTGTGTGCAAGAAGAAGACGCATGTGAAGAAGTGCACACCCAACCCGGTCTTCAATGAGCTCTTTGTCTTTGATCTGTCCTCCGATGAGGGTCTGAGAGACACcagtgtggagctgctgctgatggactCAGATACAGGCAGGTCACGCAGCCCCAACACTGTCCTCGGGCGCCTGGTGCTGGGCACATCATCACCTGGCACTCCTGGCGAGCACTGGAGGGAGATCTGCGACCATCCGCGCCGCCAGATTGCAAAGTGGCACGCCATGTCAGAGGAATAG